The following proteins are encoded in a genomic region of Aliiroseovarius sp. F47248L:
- a CDS encoding Smr/MutS family protein — protein MARRPRHLSAEDKALWKKVADSTERMHAARPLVELPAANSPLTKKPQPKACHPAFQVGQNTKPNALPHDLAPSLSNSVASQPVSMDRKTFGKMKKGRLSPESRIDLHGMTIAQAHPVLIRFILDAAAADRRLVLVITGKGKHRDDGGPIPVRHGVLRHQVPHWLNTMPLKQYVLQITEAHLKHGGQGAYYVYLRRRR, from the coding sequence ATGGCCCGCCGCCCCAGACATCTGAGCGCCGAAGACAAAGCGCTTTGGAAAAAGGTGGCGGACAGCACCGAGCGGATGCACGCTGCCCGTCCGCTGGTCGAATTGCCTGCGGCAAACTCGCCTTTGACGAAAAAACCGCAGCCGAAAGCGTGCCACCCGGCGTTTCAAGTTGGGCAGAACACCAAGCCAAACGCCCTGCCCCATGATCTTGCACCGTCCTTATCCAACAGCGTTGCCAGCCAGCCTGTGTCGATGGATCGCAAGACATTCGGCAAGATGAAAAAGGGGCGCTTGTCGCCCGAATCGCGGATTGACTTGCACGGAATGACCATCGCGCAAGCGCATCCCGTTCTGATACGGTTCATACTTGATGCGGCCGCTGCCGATCGCAGGTTGGTTCTGGTGATTACTGGCAAGGGTAAGCATCGTGACGATGGCGGGCCTATTCCGGTGCGGCACGGCGTGTTGCGTCATCAGGTGCCGCACTGGCTGAACACTATGCCGCTAAAGCAGTATGTTTTGCAAATAACCGAGGCGCATTTGAAGCATGGCGGTCAGGGGGCGTACTACGTCTATCTGCGCAGACGCCGCTGA
- a CDS encoding alpha/beta fold hydrolase, producing the protein MRIVHHLVIVLLLASCAPRGKITLFEGAAKIGDLQRIYVGTTREMDEQGFPSGNRSRDLVFGRYDVSVPRDREPGSIEWPRRKTPDPSTHFLLDSFLPLTTQGDFRTALRGELAHRRAEQRTAIIFVHGFNNNFAEGLYRFAQISEDLDLPFLPVHYSWPSAGHPLGYGYDRDSMLIARDGLEATIRAVSEAGADEILLVGHSMGALLAMETMRQMTIADGQNGLRKISGVILISPDIDIDVFRAQADRIGKLPQPFYIFSSTRDIALRLSASLTGQTARLGNTTDVQKLAALDVTMVDISAFSDGKIDHATALASPSFLRLLQKVPDLGAAYGGDPSTRVGLIPGTVLVVQNATRLIVTPITQ; encoded by the coding sequence GTGCGTATTGTTCATCACCTTGTCATTGTCTTGCTGCTTGCCTCCTGTGCGCCGCGCGGGAAGATCACGCTATTTGAAGGCGCGGCAAAAATCGGCGATTTACAGCGTATCTATGTCGGCACGACGCGCGAAATGGACGAGCAAGGTTTTCCAAGCGGCAACCGCAGTCGCGACTTGGTCTTCGGTCGCTACGACGTTTCGGTTCCGCGCGACCGTGAGCCGGGAAGCATCGAATGGCCGCGACGCAAAACACCCGACCCGTCAACGCATTTTCTGTTGGACAGCTTTTTGCCCCTGACTACACAAGGTGATTTCCGAACCGCGCTGCGCGGCGAGCTTGCGCACAGACGGGCCGAACAGCGCACGGCCATTATTTTCGTGCACGGCTTCAACAACAACTTTGCAGAGGGGTTGTATCGGTTTGCGCAGATTTCCGAAGATCTGGATTTGCCGTTCCTGCCCGTTCATTATTCCTGGCCCAGCGCCGGGCATCCTTTGGGCTATGGGTATGACCGTGACTCGATGCTGATTGCGCGCGACGGGTTGGAGGCGACGATCCGGGCGGTTTCGGAAGCTGGCGCAGACGAGATTCTGCTGGTCGGGCATTCGATGGGTGCACTACTGGCGATGGAAACGATGCGCCAGATGACCATCGCCGATGGCCAAAATGGATTGCGCAAGATCAGTGGCGTTATTCTGATCTCGCCCGACATTGATATTGACGTCTTCCGCGCTCAGGCTGATCGGATCGGCAAACTGCCGCAGCCGTTTTACATTTTCTCTTCAACTCGCGACATCGCGCTGCGTCTGTCGGCCAGTCTGACCGGACAAACCGCGCGCTTGGGCAACACAACCGATGTGCAGAAGCTGGCCGCGCTTGATGTGACCATGGTCGATATTTCCGCATTTAGCGATGGCAAGATCGACCACGCAACTGCCCTGGCTTCGCCGTCCTTCCTGCGCCTGTTGCAGAAAGTACCGGACCTTGGTGCAGCCTATGGGGGCGATCCATCCACACGTGTTGGGCTCATCCCCGGCACTGTCTTGGTGGTGCAAAATGCGACGCGCCTGATTGTGACACCCATTACGCAATAG
- the hslU gene encoding ATP-dependent protease ATPase subunit HslU: protein MTDLTPREIVSELDRYIIGQKDAKRAVAVALRNRWRRRQLTDDLRDEVYPKNILMIGPTGVGKTEISRRLAKLARAPFIKVEATKFTEVGYVGRDVEQIVRDLVDAAIMQTREHMREDVKARAEAAAEDRVIEAIAGTDARENTREMFRKKLHSGELDDHEVELEIADSSNPMQMLDVPGQPGQGMGMLNLGDMFGKAFGQRTVKKKMTVRDSYDILISDEADKLLDDETVTRAALESVEQNGIVFLDEIDKVCAKSDARGADVSREGVQRDLLPLIEGTTVSTKHGAVKTDHILFIASGAFHVAKPSDLLPELQGRLPIRVELRALTEEDFVRILTETDNALTRQYTALMDTEEVTVEFTENGIAALASIAAEVNQSVENIGARRLYTVLERVFEELSFTAPDRAGDKVVVDKAFVDQNLGELMTATDVSRYML from the coding sequence ATGACCGACCTGACCCCCCGCGAAATCGTCAGCGAGCTGGATCGCTATATCATCGGGCAAAAAGACGCCAAGCGCGCGGTCGCCGTGGCGCTGCGCAACCGTTGGCGGCGCAGGCAATTGACCGATGATCTGCGCGACGAGGTTTACCCCAAGAACATCCTGATGATCGGCCCCACCGGAGTCGGCAAGACCGAAATCAGCCGCCGCCTGGCCAAGCTTGCCCGCGCACCTTTCATCAAGGTAGAAGCGACGAAGTTTACCGAGGTCGGCTATGTCGGGCGCGATGTTGAGCAGATCGTGCGTGATCTGGTGGACGCGGCGATCATGCAAACCCGCGAACACATGCGCGAGGACGTGAAAGCCCGCGCCGAAGCTGCTGCCGAAGATCGGGTAATCGAGGCCATTGCCGGCACTGACGCGCGCGAAAACACGCGCGAGATGTTCCGCAAAAAGCTGCATTCAGGCGAGCTGGACGACCACGAGGTCGAACTGGAGATTGCAGACAGTTCGAACCCGATGCAAATGCTCGATGTGCCCGGCCAGCCGGGACAAGGCATGGGAATGCTGAATCTGGGCGACATGTTCGGAAAGGCGTTCGGCCAGCGCACCGTGAAGAAGAAGATGACCGTTCGCGACAGCTATGACATTCTGATCTCGGACGAGGCAGATAAGTTGCTGGACGATGAAACCGTTACCCGCGCCGCGCTGGAATCAGTAGAGCAAAATGGCATCGTCTTTCTGGACGAGATCGACAAAGTTTGTGCGAAATCGGACGCGCGTGGAGCCGATGTCAGCCGCGAGGGTGTGCAGCGCGATCTGCTGCCGCTGATCGAAGGCACGACTGTTTCCACCAAGCATGGCGCGGTGAAAACCGATCATATCCTGTTCATTGCTTCTGGCGCATTTCATGTCGCCAAGCCCTCGGACTTGCTGCCCGAGCTTCAGGGTCGCCTGCCTATTCGCGTCGAGCTTCGTGCGCTGACGGAAGAAGATTTCGTGCGTATTCTGACAGAAACAGACAATGCGCTGACACGACAATACACGGCACTTATGGACACCGAAGAGGTGACGGTCGAGTTCACTGAGAACGGCATTGCCGCACTGGCCAGCATAGCGGCCGAGGTGAACCAAAGTGTCGAAAACATTGGTGCGCGGCGGCTTTACACCGTGCTTGAACGTGTGTTCGAAGAACTGAGCTTCACCGCGCCGGACCGCGCTGGCGACAAGGTCGTGGTCGACAAGGCTTTCGTGGATCAAAACCTTGGTGAGCTGATGACCGCCACAGATGTGAGCCGCTACATGCTTTGA
- the hslV gene encoding ATP-dependent protease subunit HslV, with product MAETDFPGWHGTTIIGVRRGGKVVIAGDGQVSLGQTVIKGTARKVRKLSPGGFDVVAGFAGSTADAFTLLERLEKKLEATPGQLARASVELAKDWRTDKYLQKLEAMLIVTDGKELLVITGAGDVLEPEHDVAAIGSGGNFALAAARGLMETDLDAEALARKAMAIAADICVYTNGNLTVEEISA from the coding sequence ATGGCAGAAACGGATTTTCCCGGTTGGCACGGCACAACGATCATTGGCGTGCGTAGGGGTGGCAAAGTGGTAATAGCAGGCGACGGACAGGTTAGTCTTGGCCAGACCGTCATCAAAGGCACGGCGCGCAAGGTGCGTAAATTGTCACCGGGCGGGTTTGATGTGGTCGCGGGGTTTGCCGGATCCACCGCGGATGCCTTCACTTTGCTGGAACGTTTGGAAAAGAAGCTTGAGGCGACACCGGGGCAGCTTGCCCGCGCCTCTGTCGAGCTTGCGAAAGACTGGCGCACGGACAAATATCTGCAAAAGCTCGAAGCCATGCTGATCGTGACAGACGGCAAAGAGCTTCTTGTGATCACTGGCGCGGGCGACGTGCTGGAACCGGAGCATGACGTGGCCGCGATCGGATCAGGTGGCAACTTTGCGCTAGCCGCGGCGCGGGGTCTGATGGAAACCGATCTGGATGCAGAAGCCCTGGCGCGCAAGGCGATGGCAATTGCCGCTGACATCTGCGTTTACACCAACGGCAACCTGACAGTTGAGGAGATCAGCGCATGA
- the hemH gene encoding ferrochelatase: protein MIMKKPADHPTLPARKVGVLFANLGTPDGYDYWSMRRYLNEFLSDKRVIDYPAWKWQPILQGIILTKRPFSSGEAYKSIWNEEQGESPLMTITKQQIIKLRAGLEKRFGTEIVTDFCMRYGNPSTKSKVQDMVAAGCDRILFFPLYPQYAGATMGTANDQFFRALMDETWQPASRTIPPYFDDPAYIDALAQSVERGYAAMEKKPDLLVVSYHGMPERYLQQGDPYHCQCQKSTRLLKERLGWNDDDITTTFQSVFGPEEWLKPYTVEEVARLAKAGKKNIAVIAPAFSADCIETLEEIQEEIQEAFVEAGGESFTYIPCLNDDDAHIAALMGVAERNLAGWLE, encoded by the coding sequence ATGATCATGAAGAAGCCAGCTGACCACCCCACACTGCCTGCCCGCAAGGTCGGCGTTCTGTTTGCCAACCTCGGCACGCCAGATGGTTATGATTATTGGTCGATGCGCCGCTATCTGAATGAGTTTCTGTCAGACAAGCGCGTGATCGACTATCCCGCGTGGAAATGGCAGCCGATCTTGCAAGGAATCATTCTAACCAAACGCCCCTTTTCATCAGGCGAAGCGTATAAGTCGATCTGGAACGAAGAACAGGGCGAAAGCCCCCTGATGACGATCACCAAGCAACAGATTATCAAGCTGCGCGCCGGGTTAGAAAAGCGGTTTGGCACAGAAATAGTCACTGATTTCTGTATGCGCTATGGCAACCCATCGACCAAGTCGAAGGTGCAGGATATGGTGGCTGCGGGCTGTGATCGCATCCTGTTCTTCCCGCTGTATCCACAATACGCGGGCGCCACGATGGGCACCGCGAACGACCAGTTCTTCCGCGCCCTGATGGACGAAACATGGCAACCCGCCAGCCGCACGATCCCGCCCTATTTCGACGACCCCGCCTATATCGACGCGCTGGCCCAGTCAGTAGAACGCGGATATGCGGCGATGGAAAAGAAGCCCGATCTGCTGGTCGTATCCTATCACGGAATGCCGGAACGCTATCTGCAACAGGGCGATCCGTATCATTGCCAATGCCAGAAAAGCACGCGCTTGCTGAAAGAGCGGCTGGGCTGGAATGATGACGACATCACCACAACGTTCCAATCGGTCTTTGGGCCGGAAGAATGGTTGAAGCCCTATACGGTGGAAGAGGTCGCACGGCTGGCCAAGGCCGGCAAGAAGAACATCGCGGTGATCGCCCCGGCCTTCTCGGCCGATTGCATCGAGACGCTTGAGGAGATCCAGGAAGAAATCCAGGAAGCGTTTGTCGAGGCAGGGGGCGAGAGCTTCACCTACATCCCCTGCCTGAACGACGACGACGCACATATCGCGGCGCTGATGGGTGTGGCGGAACGAAACCTGGCCGGGTGGTTGGAATAG
- a CDS encoding SAM-dependent methyltransferase: protein MIQTDPNSPPRLTDPAQLARNRSRATLDGLFLQNLAADEVKDRLTEVNRTFTKPAVVTGFPETWGRAFPEAKVVEDNDTIDLEVGAHDLVIHGLSLHWANDPVGQLIQAKRALVPDGLFLGVLFGGQTLAELRAVLAEVEIEMTGGLSPRILPMGEIRDLGALLQRAGFALPVADSDLRQVTYPDATALIRDLRLMGERNALDQRLLKPLSRSFLTIVNDRYAQHFGAEDGRVSASFDLVFLTGWAPDDSQPKPLRPGSAAARLADALGTDETKLTD, encoded by the coding sequence ATGATACAGACCGATCCCAATTCTCCGCCCCGATTGACCGATCCTGCTCAGCTTGCCCGCAATCGCAGTCGCGCCACGCTGGACGGGTTGTTTTTGCAAAACCTCGCGGCGGATGAGGTTAAGGATCGCCTGACAGAGGTTAACAGAACGTTTACCAAACCCGCTGTCGTGACAGGTTTTCCGGAAACCTGGGGACGTGCCTTCCCCGAGGCCAAAGTAGTAGAAGATAACGATACGATCGACCTTGAAGTCGGCGCACATGATCTGGTGATCCACGGTCTTTCGCTGCATTGGGCAAATGATCCGGTCGGGCAATTGATTCAGGCCAAACGCGCGCTGGTGCCAGATGGGCTGTTCCTTGGCGTGCTGTTTGGCGGCCAGACCCTGGCCGAACTGCGCGCCGTGCTGGCCGAAGTCGAGATCGAAATGACGGGCGGCCTGTCCCCCCGTATCCTGCCGATGGGTGAAATTCGCGATCTTGGCGCATTGCTGCAACGTGCAGGCTTCGCGCTGCCTGTGGCCGATAGCGATCTGCGCCAAGTCACATATCCCGATGCCACCGCCCTGATCCGCGATCTGCGCCTGATGGGAGAGCGAAATGCGCTGGATCAGAGACTGCTAAAGCCGCTGTCGCGAAGCTTCCTTACCATAGTCAATGATCGGTATGCCCAACACTTCGGGGCAGAAGATGGACGTGTGTCCGCCAGCTTCGATCTGGTCTTTCTGACCGGCTGGGCGCCCGATGACAGCCAGCCTAAACCGCTACGCCCCGGATCCGCCGCCGCGCGGCTGGCCGATGCGTTGGGCACGGACGAGACCAAATTGACCGATTGA
- a CDS encoding ComF family protein — translation MEGWKMQSALGVLYPPQCVSCDAPTDANFALCGQCWRETPFVEGLVCDLCGDPLPGEDDGTPAHCDACLAANRPWQQGRAAMVYDGNARRLVLALKHGDRPELARAAAPWLVRSAIPLTCPDTLIVPMPIHWTRLLRRRYNQSAELARFLARALNIKHIPDALQRTKRTRPHDGMDIDARFANMQGAIGPHPKRGGSLAGRKVLLLDDVMTSGASFDAATRACFAAGADHVNVLTLARVTRGA, via the coding sequence ATGGAAGGTTGGAAAATGCAATCGGCGCTTGGCGTTCTGTATCCTCCGCAATGCGTCAGTTGCGATGCACCCACGGACGCTAATTTTGCGCTCTGCGGTCAATGCTGGCGCGAGACTCCGTTTGTTGAAGGTCTGGTCTGTGATCTCTGTGGCGATCCCCTGCCTGGTGAGGATGACGGAACGCCAGCCCATTGCGACGCGTGTCTCGCTGCAAACCGGCCTTGGCAACAGGGTCGGGCCGCGATGGTCTATGATGGTAACGCGCGGCGATTGGTTCTGGCCTTGAAGCACGGCGATCGGCCTGAACTTGCCCGTGCCGCTGCCCCTTGGCTGGTCCGTTCTGCGATCCCTTTAACCTGTCCCGACACCCTGATCGTGCCGATGCCGATCCATTGGACGCGGCTGTTGCGACGGCGATACAATCAATCAGCCGAGCTTGCTCGGTTTCTGGCGCGGGCTTTAAATATCAAGCACATCCCTGATGCGCTTCAGCGGACAAAGCGGACACGCCCTCATGACGGAATGGATATCGACGCACGGTTCGCCAACATGCAGGGGGCAATCGGTCCGCACCCAAAGCGGGGTGGCTCACTTGCTGGGCGAAAGGTGCTTTTGTTGGATGATGTCATGACGTCGGGGGCCAGTTTTGATGCCGCCACGCGCGCCTGTTTTGCAGCGGGCGCGGATCACGTAAATGTGCTTACCCTTGCCCGCGTGACACGGGGCGCATAG
- the grxC gene encoding glutaredoxin 3, with product MQSVTIYTSQLCGYCHAAKRLLNSKDVSFDEIDVMMNPDKRQEMMQRANGRHTVPQVFVGDTHVGGYDDLAALERQGKLDPLLAG from the coding sequence ATGCAGTCTGTCACCATTTATACCTCGCAACTTTGCGGATATTGCCACGCGGCTAAGCGTCTTTTGAACAGTAAAGACGTGTCATTTGACGAGATTGACGTGATGATGAACCCGGACAAGCGGCAAGAGATGATGCAGCGGGCAAATGGCCGGCACACGGTGCCACAGGTCTTCGTCGGAGACACACATGTGGGCGGATATGACGATCTGGCAGCGTTGGAGCGTCAGGGTAAACTTGACCCTTTGCTGGCGGGTTAG
- a CDS encoding carbon-nitrogen hydrolase family protein: MKTALIQFTAGEDPDTNLTTVRRMVRDSVEAGAEFVLTPEVSNILSTSRKYQAQVLHKEADDPFLNTMRDDAAALGIWLLIGSLALKTGDADGCFANRSFLITPEGKIAARYDKIHMFDVEIDATESYRESAAFRPGARAVLADTPFGKIGLSICYDMRFPHLFRRLAKAGATIITAPAAFSPVTGKAHWESLLRARAIENGVFILAPAQCGQNGPKRATHGHSLIVSPWGEVLADGGNEPGITMVDLDLEDVGRSRRRVPSLDHDREFEGP, from the coding sequence ATGAAGACAGCTCTTATCCAGTTCACAGCAGGCGAGGATCCGGACACGAACCTGACGACGGTGCGCCGCATGGTTCGTGACTCCGTCGAGGCTGGAGCCGAGTTTGTTTTGACGCCAGAGGTCAGCAATATCTTGTCCACCAGCCGCAAATACCAGGCACAAGTTTTGCACAAAGAGGCGGATGATCCGTTTCTGAACACGATGCGGGATGATGCCGCCGCGCTGGGCATATGGCTTCTGATCGGGTCGCTCGCACTGAAAACCGGCGATGCTGACGGTTGCTTTGCCAACCGGTCGTTCCTGATCACGCCTGAGGGCAAGATCGCCGCGCGATATGATAAGATCCACATGTTCGATGTCGAAATTGACGCGACCGAATCCTATCGCGAAAGCGCTGCCTTTCGCCCCGGCGCGCGTGCGGTTTTGGCAGACACGCCTTTTGGCAAGATCGGGTTGTCCATCTGCTACGATATGCGCTTTCCACATCTGTTTCGCAGGCTCGCCAAAGCAGGCGCGACCATCATCACCGCGCCTGCCGCGTTTTCGCCTGTCACCGGCAAGGCGCATTGGGAAAGTCTGCTGCGGGCCCGCGCGATTGAAAATGGTGTGTTCATTCTGGCCCCAGCGCAATGCGGACAAAACGGGCCGAAGCGTGCGACGCATGGGCATTCTTTGATTGTTTCGCCCTGGGGCGAGGTTCTGGCCGATGGCGGGAATGAGCCTGGCATCACAATGGTTGATCTTGACCTTGAGGACGTGGGAAGGTCGCGCCGACGCGTGCCGTCGCTTGACCATGATCGTGAATTTGAGGGCCCATGA
- a CDS encoding MarR family transcriptional regulator, whose protein sequence is MSESSVDTLSVALFSEMFMADQLARNRLSKALPKGMELSHFSVLNHLARLNEEKSPAQLAKAFHVTRGAMTNTLNKLEWAGHVHIRPDWDDARRKFVTISPSGRAARDAALHAITPIIGNMVTKIGTDRVRNALPVLREMRQLLSDIE, encoded by the coding sequence ATGTCAGAAAGCTCGGTTGATACCCTTTCGGTCGCCCTGTTCAGTGAAATGTTCATGGCCGACCAACTGGCGCGCAACCGCCTGTCAAAGGCGCTGCCCAAGGGGATGGAGCTGAGCCATTTCTCTGTGCTGAACCATCTAGCGCGGCTGAACGAAGAAAAAAGCCCGGCACAGTTGGCAAAGGCTTTTCATGTGACGCGTGGTGCAATGACCAACACGCTGAACAAGCTGGAATGGGCAGGGCATGTGCATATCCGTCCGGACTGGGACGATGCGCGGCGCAAATTCGTGACGATCTCGCCCTCGGGCCGCGCCGCGCGGGATGCGGCGCTTCATGCGATTACACCGATCATCGGCAACATGGTCACGAAGATTGGCACAGACAGGGTGCGCAATGCCTTGCCGGTCCTGCGCGAGATGCGCCAGTTGCTCAGTGATATCGAATGA
- a CDS encoding GNAT family N-acetyltransferase → MKSLEFATDLLVQAGQTNVAHYDDRIVQTTPDEPNFWFGNRVIFCEPPTDANALIEQFSADVPSAHHICIGWDIPNLPRDSVAKVFDGSGLRIEQSDTLALCGDLNRAQTPDGLTIRPLTSAKDWAQSAAISKVDLIKDGAPVRGMDNYLRQKTLSRRTQISNGLGQWFGAFDDDRLVGDMGIFHDDKLIRYQSVQTHENYRRRGVCSALLCASLDWARARASKALPVIVAHSDSDAGRLYRRAGFELAETTMSVYRPPH, encoded by the coding sequence ATGAAGTCGCTTGAGTTTGCCACCGACCTTTTGGTTCAGGCGGGTCAAACCAATGTAGCGCACTATGATGATCGTATCGTGCAGACCACCCCGGATGAGCCGAATTTCTGGTTTGGCAATCGTGTGATCTTCTGCGAACCGCCAACAGATGCAAACGCGTTGATCGAGCAGTTCTCTGCGGATGTTCCTTCTGCTCATCATATTTGTATTGGGTGGGATATCCCAAACCTGCCGCGTGACAGTGTTGCAAAGGTGTTCGACGGATCAGGGCTGCGCATCGAACAATCTGACACTTTGGCTTTATGCGGTGATCTGAACCGGGCGCAAACCCCTGATGGTCTGACAATACGCCCGCTGACCAGCGCCAAAGACTGGGCACAGAGCGCGGCGATTTCAAAGGTCGATCTGATCAAGGACGGCGCACCCGTGCGCGGCATGGACAACTATCTTCGCCAGAAAACCCTTTCTCGCCGAACGCAAATCTCCAATGGTCTTGGGCAGTGGTTCGGTGCATTCGACGATGATCGGCTGGTCGGGGATATGGGGATCTTTCACGATGACAAACTAATCCGCTATCAATCGGTCCAGACGCATGAAAACTATCGGCGGCGCGGGGTATGTTCGGCGCTGTTGTGTGCCAGTCTGGATTGGGCTAGGGCGCGCGCGTCGAAGGCACTGCCTGTCATTGTCGCCCATTCAGACAGTGATGCTGGGCGGCTGTATCGCCGCGCGGGGTTTGAATTGGCTGAAACGACGATGAGCGTTTATCGACCGCCGCATTAA
- the ubiG gene encoding bifunctional 2-polyprenyl-6-hydroxyphenol methylase/3-demethylubiquinol 3-O-methyltransferase UbiG yields the protein MSADTQTTVDPAEVAKFEAMAAEWWDPTGKFKPLHMMNPVRLDYITNQIAAEFGRDLVEIKPFKGLRILDIGCGGGLLSEPMARLGAEVVGADAAAGNIPVAQVHAEQMGLDIDYRHTTAEALADAGEQFDVILNMEVVEHVADPLAYLTACRKLLKPGGLMIASTINRNPKSFMVAIVGAEHVMRWLPKGTHEWSKFITPDELADLIAKAGLTEVDRKGMVFNPLGWSWSISDRDLTVNYAMASVKPKA from the coding sequence ATGAGTGCTGACACCCAAACCACCGTTGACCCCGCCGAAGTTGCCAAATTCGAAGCCATGGCTGCCGAATGGTGGGATCCGACCGGCAAGTTCAAGCCATTGCACATGATGAACCCGGTGCGTCTGGATTACATCACGAACCAGATTGCTGCCGAATTTGGTCGCGATTTGGTCGAGATTAAGCCCTTCAAGGGCCTGCGAATTCTGGATATCGGCTGCGGCGGGGGGCTGCTGTCTGAACCAATGGCCCGCTTGGGGGCCGAAGTTGTCGGCGCAGACGCGGCTGCGGGTAATATTCCGGTTGCTCAGGTTCACGCCGAACAGATGGGGCTGGACATAGATTATCGCCACACCACCGCCGAGGCGCTGGCCGATGCAGGCGAGCAGTTTGACGTGATTCTGAATATGGAAGTGGTCGAACATGTGGCCGACCCGCTGGCCTATTTGACTGCCTGCCGGAAGCTGCTGAAACCGGGCGGATTGATGATCGCATCGACAATCAATCGCAATCCAAAAAGCTTTATGGTTGCCATCGTGGGGGCAGAACATGTCATGCGCTGGCTGCCCAAGGGCACGCATGAATGGTCGAAATTCATCACCCCGGATGAACTGGCTGATCTGATCGCCAAGGCGGGACTGACCGAGGTTGACCGCAAAGGAATGGTGTTCAACCCGCTAGGGTGGAGCTGGTCAATCTCGGACCGCGACCTGACGGTCAACTATGCGATGGCAAGCGTGAAGCCAAAGGCTTAA
- the pip gene encoding prolyl aminopeptidase has translation MDKAAGKNNATPRLHPPIDPFDRRMLDVGDGHRIYVEQSGNPHGIPVVVFHGGPGGGSSPAMRRFFNPEDYRIILFDQRGCGRSRPHASIEANTTWHLVQDIEHIRLTLGIDRWVVFGGSWGATLALIYAQSHPSRVAWLVLRGVFMATQAELTWFYGGGAGRFWPELWERFESLIPEDERHDMIAAYNRRLFSGKSGEEARYAKAWTGWENALASINNTGTMIDSPADYARAFARLENHYFTHGAFLEADGQILRDLPKIAHIPGTIVQGRHDMICPPTTAWQLHQRWPSSDLRMIHMAGHALSERGIADELVRTMEKLARQRDTLGA, from the coding sequence ATGGACAAGGCCGCAGGAAAAAACAACGCCACGCCCCGGCTACACCCCCCGATCGACCCGTTTGATCGGCGTATGCTGGATGTGGGTGATGGGCACCGGATCTATGTCGAACAAAGCGGCAATCCGCACGGCATCCCCGTCGTTGTGTTTCATGGCGGGCCGGGGGGTGGATCGTCGCCTGCGATGCGGCGGTTTTTCAACCCAGAGGATTATCGTATCATCCTGTTTGATCAGCGCGGCTGTGGTCGTTCGCGCCCCCATGCCAGCATCGAGGCTAACACCACATGGCATCTTGTTCAGGATATCGAACATATCCGACTGACCCTTGGTATTGATCGCTGGGTCGTGTTCGGTGGTTCTTGGGGCGCAACGCTGGCGTTGATCTATGCGCAATCGCACCCATCCCGCGTGGCGTGGCTGGTGTTGCGCGGTGTGTTCATGGCAACGCAGGCCGAACTGACGTGGTTCTATGGTGGCGGCGCTGGGCGGTTTTGGCCCGAATTGTGGGAACGCTTCGAAAGTCTGATTCCCGAAGACGAGAGACACGACATGATCGCTGCCTATAACCGGCGTCTGTTTTCGGGTAAGTCGGGAGAAGAGGCGCGGTATGCCAAGGCTTGGACCGGCTGGGAAAACGCGCTGGCGTCGATCAACAACACCGGCACGATGATCGACAGCCCAGCGGACTACGCCCGCGCCTTCGCCCGGCTGGAAAACCACTATTTCACCCACGGCGCGTTTCTTGAGGCGGATGGCCAGATATTACGAGATTTGCCCAAGATCGCGCATATTCCCGGCACCATAGTGCAGGGTCGGCATGACATGATTTGCCCGCCGACCACCGCCTGGCAGCTTCATCAGCGCTGGCCGTCCTCGGACCTTCGTATGATCCATATGGCAGGCCATGCGCTGTCCGAGCGCGGCATCGCAGATGAATTGGTCCGCACGATGGAGAAACTGGCCCGACAGCGCGATACATTGGGGGCGTAG